CGTGCCGTCGCCCGCACCGGCTCCTTCTCCGCCGCCGCCCGCGAGCTGGGTTGCACCCAGCCCGCCGTCAGCCAGCAGATGAAGGCCCTGGAGAAGTCGGTGGACACCCCGCTGGTGGTCCGGGCCGGCCGGGGCATGCAGCTCAGCGAGGCCGGCCGGGTGCTGCTGAAGCACGCCAACGGCATCCTGGCCGGGCTGTCGGCCGCCGAGGAGGAGGTCGCCGCGATCGCCGGCCTGCGGGCCGGGCGGGTGCGACTGGTGTCCTTCCCCACCGCGAGCTCCACGCTGGTGCCGCCCGCCGTCGCCCGGCTGCGCGCCAGCCACCCCGGGGTCCGGGTGTCGCTGGTCGAGGCGGAGCCGACCGAGTCGCTGGCGATGCTGCGCGGCGGCGAGTGCGAGGTCGCGCTGGCCTTCCGCTACCCCGACTCGCAGGGCGGCCTGGCCGTCCCCTCCCCGCACAGCACCCCGCGCGAGGCGCGCGCCGAGGCGACCCTGGAGGCGGCGGCCGCGGCGGCCGCCAACGACTGGTCCGACCTGGTGGTCCGGCCGCTGCTGGACGATCCGCTGGTCGGCCTGCTGCCGGCCGGCCACCCGCTGGCCGGGGTCGGCGACGCGCCGGTGGAGCTGGCGGAACTCGCCGAGGAGCAGTGGATCGCCGGCTGCCCGCAGTGCCGCGGCCACCTGGTGGAACTCTGCGCGGGCGCGGGCTTCGAGCCGCGGATCGACTTCGCCACCGACGACTACCCGGCGGTGGTCGGCCTGGTCGCGGCCGGGCTCGGGGTGGCGGTGCTGCCGGGGCTCGCGCTGGACTCGGTGCGCCAGGACGGCGTGTCGGCCGTCCAGTTGCGGGCCGCCTCGGGTGAGCCGGCGTTGCGCCAGGTGGTGGCACTGACCCTGCCCGACCTGGCCGAGGTGCCGGCGGTGGCCCTGATGCTCGACCGGCTGGCGGGCTCCGCGGCCGGGCGCTGAACCGGCCGCCGGGACGGGCCGGACGGGGGCCGTCCCGTACGGGCGGGCGGCGTGCGGTACCCGGGGAGCGGGGCCGGGCGTGGCGGGTGCGCCGGGCGCGGGGGCCTGGGACGGGTCGTCAGGCCGGTTGCCGGGGAGGTCCCGAGGCTGTCCTGGAGCGAGGTCCGGCGGGCGCGATGGCCGGGACGCGATGGCCGGGGCAGGTCCGGCGGGCTCCGCTCCGGTCCTGCGAGGGTGCCCGTTCGCCGGTGTCGGTCCTATGTCGGGACCGGTGTCGCGGCCGGGTGTCGGGACGGGTGTCGCGCGGCCGGGTCCGGTGGTGGCCGGCCCGGGTGCTCCGGTGCGCCGCGGGTGCCGGCGGGCGGCACGGTGGGTGCCGGTCCGGGGCGGCACGGAAACCGTGAAGAAACGTTTCTCCACGGCGAGTGTGTCGTCCTTCTAGCGCCGTACTCCCGAGGGCATCGTCAGCGGGACCTCGACCAGGCGGTTGCGCGAACGGCCCATCATCTCCTCGCGTTCGTCCTCGGTGAGACCGCCCCACACGCCGTACGGCTCACGGACCGCCAAGGCGTGCGCCGCGCACTCGGTGCGTACCGGGCAGCGCATGCAGACCTCCTTGGCACTGGCCTCGCGCGAACTGCGCGCGGCGCCGCGCTCGCCCTCCGGGTGGAAGAAGAGCGAACTGTCCACGCCTCGGCAGGCGGCGGAGAGCTGCCAGTCCCAAAGGTCCGCGTTGGGGCCGGGGAGGCGGGAAAAATCTGCCATGGCTCATTCCCTTCAAGGGCTCGTCGGCCCCGCGCCGGCCCGGACTTCGCTCGGCTCGGCTCGGCGGGGCTTCGGTGCGCTGGTGTGGACACCTGGAAATATGACTTAAGGCAACCTCATGGACAAGTCACCCACAGAGTGGCACAACAGTCAATGACCGTACAAAAGCTATAAAAACGGGCAAAGTGGGCATGTGGTTTGGCGGGCAGGGACGTGGCAATCGAGTGGCCGGAGCGGGCGTGCGGGCCCGTACCGGCGTGCGCGTCGCGCGCCGACCGCGCACCAGCTGCAGAAAAGTGCGGCGCGCGCCCCGCGATGCGGCTGATCCGTAATGGGTTGGCCACGTACAGTGGTGGAGATGGCCCTGAAGGCCGTAACTCATTCGAGTGACGGTCGTTGGATGTGCGGAGGCGGTTAGCGGGCGCCGGACGTCGGGAACGATCGCGGGGAGAACCGGCGATCAGCACGAGGTCTGTCGCCAATCGGCCGTGTCGGAGAGATTCGTACCAGCCAGGAGGCTCAACGTGACGCGGATCAGCAGCGGAGGACGGTCATGACTTCCGTTCTCGTTTGCGACGATTCCCCGCTCGCCCGCGAGGCGCTTCGCCGCGCGGTCGCGACCGTACCCGGTGTCGACCGGGTCACCACCGCGACGAACGGTGAGGAGGTCCTCCGCCGCTGGGTGGCCGACCGTTCCGACCTCGTCCTGATGGACGTCCGGATGCCCGGACTCGGCGGCGTCGAGACGGTGCGGCGGCTGCTGTCCGCCGACCCGGGCGCGCGCATCATCATGCTCACCGTCGCCGAGGACCTCGACGGCGTCGCCCTCGCGGTGGCCGCCGGGGCGCGCGGGTACCTGCACAAGGACGCCTCGCGCGCTGAACTGCGGGCCACCGTCACCCAGGCCCTCGCCGACCCGACCTGGCGGCTCGCCCCGCGCCGGCTGCGCAGCCCCGACATGGGTGCGGCGCCGACGCTGACGGCGCGTGAGATCCAGGTGCTGGAGGGGATGAGCCACGGCCGCAGCAACGCGGAGATCGGCCGGGAGCTCTTCCTCTCCGAGGACACCGTCAAGACGCACGCCCGGCGGCTGTTCAAGAAGCTCGGCGCCTCGGACCGCGCGCACGCGGTGGCCCTGGGGTTCAGGTGGGGTCTGGTCCGCTGACCGGCCCCGGCCTGCCGCCCGCGGCACCTCCTCGCGATTCCCCTCGCGCAGACGTGTGACGTTACGGTCCCGAGGTTGCACCATGGAGGTGTGGAGCACCTCGGGGACCAGCGGACAGGCACTGCGGCGGACGACGCAGCCGCAGGACACTCGGCGGACGGCGCGGCAGGCGGGACAACCGACGGCGGCGGGGCGGGAGGCGGCACGGTGGACGACGGCCCGGGGCTCGGCCCGCCGGTGCCCACCACGCCCGCGGGCGGCCGGCCGGTACCGGGCGTGGCCGCGCCGACGCATAACGTTCCGGTGCACAACTCCGGACGCGGTGCCATGTTTTCCGGCCCGACCAGGCACCATGGACCGATGCGCGACGACGTTTCCACCGCTCCCGGCGGGGCGGACCCAGAGGAGGCCGGGCTCTCCGGCCCGGGTCAGGAGTCGCCGTACGCCGACGGCCTGCCGGATTCCGGCGCCGAGATCGAGTCCGACCCGGGGTCGGACGCCGGGCCGGACACGGGGCCGGAGGGCGCCGAGCGTCCGCCCGTCCTCGGCAGCGCCGGATCGCCGCTGATGGCCGACCTGGTCGCCGCCGCCGTGCGCGGTGAGGGCCCGGCCATCGACACCCTGCTGGCCTACGTCCACCCGCTGGCGCTGCGGTACTGCCGCGGCCGGCTGGTCCGGCTGCCCGGCGGGGCCCGCCATCACGTGGACGACATCGCCCAGGAGGTCTGCGTCGCGGTGCTCTGCGCCCTGCCGCGCTACCGGGACCAGGGCCGGCCGTTCGAGGCCTTCGTCTACGGGATCGCCGCGCACAAGATCGCGGACCTGCAGCGGGCCGCGATGCGCGGGCCGGGGTCGACCGTGATCCCGCCCGACGACCTGCCCGAGCTGCCGGACGACGCGCTCGGCCCGGAGGAGCGCGCGCTGCTGAGCAGCGACGCGGCCTGGGCGAAGGAGCTGCTGTCCAATCTGCCGGCCCGTCAGCGGGAGCTGGTTCTGCTCAGGGTGGCCGCCGGTCTGTCGGCGGAGGAGACCGGCGAGGTGCTCGGTATGTCGCCGGGCGCGGTGCGGGTCGCCCAGCACCGGGCGCTGAGCAGATTGCGGGCCCTGGCGGAGGAGTCCTCCTGAACGCGGGGGGCCGGGCGCCGCACGGTGCCGGCCGCCGGTCGAGGACATTGCCGTGAAGACCGTCCGCCGACCGGGGAGGGAACGCGGCGTGATCGTACCGGCACGTACGGGCCATGGAATCACTCACGTGTGACCGGTGTTGTCAAGGGGGCGCGAGTCGGCATTCCCGGTGCCAGTACCATGGGGTATCGGCGCCTGGGCTGGTCGCCAAAGTTTCGTGGGTGCGGACGGGGTTCTCCTGGAGGTTCCTCCAAGGCATCGAGCGTTGCGGTGGCCCGATCCTGTGCCGGTGAGCGCGCGGGTGGGACGGCGCCGTACACGGTTGTCCGTCCGCCCGACGAAGGATCAGTGCGCCCCCACCCTCAGCCGGGCGCATTGCAGTTGAATTCGGCCGGCCACGGAAGGTAACCCCCAAGATGCCCATCAACGACGGCGTCAACGCCGCAGGCGTACCC
The sequence above is a segment of the Kitasatospora sp. NBC_00240 genome. Coding sequences within it:
- a CDS encoding response regulator transcription factor — its product is MTSVLVCDDSPLAREALRRAVATVPGVDRVTTATNGEEVLRRWVADRSDLVLMDVRMPGLGGVETVRRLLSADPGARIIMLTVAEDLDGVALAVAAGARGYLHKDASRAELRATVTQALADPTWRLAPRRLRSPDMGAAPTLTAREIQVLEGMSHGRSNAEIGRELFLSEDTVKTHARRLFKKLGASDRAHAVALGFRWGLVR
- a CDS encoding WhiB family transcriptional regulator, with product MADFSRLPGPNADLWDWQLSAACRGVDSSLFFHPEGERGAARSSREASAKEVCMRCPVRTECAAHALAVREPYGVWGGLTEDEREEMMGRSRNRLVEVPLTMPSGVRR
- a CDS encoding LysR family transcriptional regulator, which produces MIEARHLRVLRAVARTGSFSAAARELGCTQPAVSQQMKALEKSVDTPLVVRAGRGMQLSEAGRVLLKHANGILAGLSAAEEEVAAIAGLRAGRVRLVSFPTASSTLVPPAVARLRASHPGVRVSLVEAEPTESLAMLRGGECEVALAFRYPDSQGGLAVPSPHSTPREARAEATLEAAAAAAANDWSDLVVRPLLDDPLVGLLPAGHPLAGVGDAPVELAELAEEQWIAGCPQCRGHLVELCAGAGFEPRIDFATDDYPAVVGLVAAGLGVAVLPGLALDSVRQDGVSAVQLRAASGEPALRQVVALTLPDLAEVPAVALMLDRLAGSAAGR
- the shbA gene encoding RNA polymerase sigma factor ShbA encodes the protein MADLVAAAVRGEGPAIDTLLAYVHPLALRYCRGRLVRLPGGARHHVDDIAQEVCVAVLCALPRYRDQGRPFEAFVYGIAAHKIADLQRAAMRGPGSTVIPPDDLPELPDDALGPEERALLSSDAAWAKELLSNLPARQRELVLLRVAAGLSAEETGEVLGMSPGAVRVAQHRALSRLRALAEESS